In a single window of the Candidatus Hydrothermales bacterium genome:
- a CDS encoding glycoside hydrolase family 3 N-terminal domain-containing protein produces MDFSNFIIGISDYEDGFEVVKNFSPFSIFLTSHFKNKNLNELREFIRDLKKFAGYDLKLSTDQEGGYASWVIDGYPSPMKWGQNSLEEFEVSCNKMAKELKSIGIDINFAPCVDICYDEENEVICKKERSFGKNLKIVMEYSYRFYKIMKENGVECCAKHFVNQARAREDPHRDLPVSDSSLKDIARDLLPYKVLIKEGISYIMAGYIKYRRISDEPVVFSEYFIKKLLKKKLSFRGKVITDDLLMGGIKKFYSLRESIKLSMKAGCDLILISDFEFLKKAL; encoded by the coding sequence ATGGATTTTAGTAATTTTATTATTGGTATAAGTGATTATGAGGATGGCTTTGAAGTTGTAAAAAATTTTAGCCCCTTTTCTATTTTTTTAACAAGTCATTTTAAAAACAAGAATCTGAATGAGCTGAGGGAATTTATAAGAGATTTAAAAAAGTTTGCAGGTTATGATTTAAAACTCTCTACAGATCAGGAAGGTGGTTATGCTTCTTGGGTTATAGATGGTTACCCCTCACCGATGAAGTGGGGACAGAATAGTCTCGAAGAATTTGAAGTATCCTGCAATAAAATGGCAAAGGAGCTTAAAAGTATAGGGATTGATATAAATTTTGCTCCCTGTGTTGATATCTGTTATGATGAAGAAAATGAGGTAATCTGCAAAAAAGAGAGGAGTTTTGGTAAAAATTTAAAAATTGTAATGGAATATTCATATAGATTTTATAAGATAATGAAGGAAAATGGTGTGGAGTGTTGTGCTAAACATTTTGTTAATCAAGCAAGAGCAAGGGAAGATCCCCACAGGGATTTGCCAGTTTCTGATTCTAGTCTTAAAGATATTGCAAGGGATCTTTTACCATATAAAGTATTAATAAAAGAGGGTATTTCTTACATAATGGCTGGTTATATAAAGTACAGAAGAATTTCAGATGAGCCTGTTGTTTTTTCCGAATATTTTATAAAGAAATTATTAAAGAAAAAACTTTCTTTTAGGGGAAAGGTTATAACAGATGATTTATTAATGGGTGGGATAAAAAAGTTTTATTCACTTAGAGAAAGTATAAAACTTTCTATGAAGGCAGGTTGTGACCTTATCCTAATTTCTGATTTTGAATTTTTGAAAAAAGCTCTATAA